In one window of Pirellulales bacterium DNA:
- a CDS encoding carboxypeptidase regulatory-like domain-containing protein: MAHARKRYRRDSAHRSAPAPKLSLKRRLLRWCGIESLETRALMAADLHVGAVYYEEASGQDLASDRIEITFNGGPAGAQLTHLVIDTDKAGDGLTQGDPFIDISAGGKGVFAAIGFQVVSQTGIGSVNAQLSDGGQKLIFDFTGFDAGEKLIISLDFDEQGFFNDSASAVVEGEEFEGSKLTATFAAPHYFDLTDTSTFFDFYNLSGTGLNLPPDNYVPPETEGQEVRTAGTHWQGEMTPLPITIAGKVFNDLNANNNLDGGDSGIAGVTIALLQRDGNSWVATGKTTQTNAQGEYKFDGLLPGEYRVVETQPVGYFSVGAKAGTVDGIVRGTVFSTDVVTDIQLLGGDDSIHNDFAETLPASIAGHVYHDADDDGVRDPGEQPIAGVTIEVQLLPNSGPLPAPLTTQTLADGSWSIGNLMPGNYRVRELHPAGYFDGKDAPGSAGGAADPQPGDQIAGITLVGGQNGINYDFGELLPVSISGRVHADRDGDCELDAGEPTLAGVTIYLLDSQGVRIDSTTTDSEGRYEFAGLAPGVYGVEEVQPAGYFDSGDHAGSAGGNLQNDKITQVLLTSGTHAVNYDFCELEPSSIAGRVIADRDGDCEYDPGEPLLAGVTILLLDAEGNQVASTTTNAQGQYKFENLAPGEYQVKELQPAGYFDGDDHVGSAGGALVAPDTIAEIALGPAVNAVNYDFCEVEPSSIAGRVHADRDGDCVYDQGEPLLAGVTVLLLDAQGSQLAETTTDAQGQYKFENLAPGTYQVKELQPAGYFDSGDHVGSAGGTLVAPDTISSIVLGAGVNAVSYDFCELEPASVAGRVFADFDGDCVFDAGETPLANVTIHLLDAGGNEVATTLTDADGRFKFENLTPGVYSIREDQPGGYFDGGDVIGTAGGVHEAPDTIRNIVLGGGVAATGYDFCENLPAKLAGFVFVDANQSGTFDSGEEPIAGVTLRLLDAAGNPTGVTTVTDANGFYCFLNLAPGKYGVAEDQPLLFWDGVDAAGTAGGTATNPGDKITGAMLSPGQTGANYNFGELRPASISGTVYLDLDGDCVLDANESPLGGVTVYLLDGAGHRISQTLTAADGTYSFSNLLPGTYGVEEEQPQGYLDGDATLGSVGGMKVSKNILGLVPLGSGTNAFDYNFCEMPQGTISGYVFQDGPTIDLNNADGLSLQGLSLQRNGQRTADDRPLQGVVLRLADSSGIVINGPDGNPLEAVTDANGFYKFTGLKPGTYTVFEAQPSGYLDSIDTAGSLGGLAINATTPVDLIPQGIDHNFDAITDIILPAGGESVENNFSEVLVQSRPQGFFPDVDPTIPPFVSGTPFAPAPNGPPIGSQVPTIMLEKTLLFGGGLPVPTQGFSWHLSVIDGGSPRGEFAGAAALVQVGSVRMGAGEWVGRDMTQSTWVLPGDASGSTVEFLFGEAGAVPVTGDWDGDGTSEIGVFINGQWFLDYNGNGHWDEGDMWGKLGSKEDRPVTGDWDGDGKTDIGIFGPAWKGDPRALRHEPGLPDAQNQRTGHKKNVPPATEEATDGRRALKRTLQGNVRSDLIDHVFRYGAKGDIPVSGDFNGDGIDNIGVFVGGEWFLDINGDGQLQIEEELVSLGQPGDIPIIGDFDGDGIDEIGVYRNGRWMIDMDHNGKIDANDLVIELGEAGDVPVVGDFNGDGVDDVAIYRGNKLIRKQ, translated from the coding sequence GTGGCCCACGCACGTAAGCGTTACCGTCGCGACTCGGCACACCGCTCAGCGCCGGCGCCCAAGCTCAGCCTGAAGCGGCGGTTGCTCCGCTGGTGCGGGATCGAAAGTCTCGAGACGCGCGCGCTCATGGCGGCCGACCTGCACGTGGGTGCGGTCTACTACGAGGAGGCGAGCGGCCAAGACCTGGCTTCCGATCGGATCGAGATCACCTTCAACGGTGGCCCGGCCGGTGCACAACTGACGCACCTGGTGATCGACACCGACAAGGCTGGCGACGGTCTGACGCAGGGCGATCCGTTCATTGATATCTCTGCCGGCGGCAAGGGCGTATTTGCCGCGATCGGCTTCCAGGTTGTCTCGCAGACCGGTATCGGCAGCGTCAACGCGCAACTGTCCGACGGCGGCCAGAAGTTGATCTTCGATTTCACCGGCTTTGACGCCGGCGAAAAACTGATCATCAGCCTCGATTTCGACGAGCAGGGCTTCTTCAACGACAGCGCCAGCGCCGTCGTCGAAGGTGAGGAGTTTGAAGGCAGCAAACTTACCGCGACCTTTGCCGCCCCGCACTACTTCGACCTGACCGACACCTCGACGTTTTTCGACTTCTACAACTTGTCGGGCACGGGGCTCAACCTGCCGCCGGACAACTATGTGCCGCCGGAAACAGAAGGCCAGGAAGTGCGCACCGCCGGCACGCATTGGCAAGGCGAAATGACGCCGCTGCCGATTACGATCGCCGGCAAGGTGTTCAACGACCTGAACGCCAACAACAACCTCGACGGCGGCGACAGCGGCATCGCCGGCGTGACCATCGCGCTGCTGCAGCGCGACGGCAACTCGTGGGTGGCGACCGGCAAGACCACGCAGACCAACGCCCAGGGCGAGTATAAGTTCGACGGTTTGCTGCCCGGCGAGTATCGCGTCGTCGAAACGCAGCCGGTCGGCTATTTCAGCGTCGGTGCCAAGGCGGGCACGGTCGATGGCATCGTCCGCGGCACAGTCTTCTCGACCGACGTTGTCACCGATATCCAGCTCCTGGGCGGCGACGACAGCATCCACAACGATTTTGCCGAGACGCTGCCCGCCTCGATCGCAGGCCATGTCTACCATGATGCCGACGACGACGGGGTCCGCGATCCCGGCGAGCAGCCGATTGCCGGCGTCACGATCGAGGTGCAGCTGCTGCCCAATTCGGGCCCGCTGCCGGCGCCGCTCACGACGCAAACGCTGGCCGACGGCTCGTGGAGCATCGGCAACCTGATGCCGGGCAACTACCGCGTTCGCGAATTGCACCCGGCCGGCTACTTCGACGGCAAAGACGCGCCGGGCTCGGCGGGCGGTGCGGCCGATCCTCAGCCGGGAGACCAGATTGCCGGGATCACTCTGGTCGGCGGGCAGAACGGCATCAACTACGATTTCGGCGAGTTGCTGCCGGTCAGCATTAGCGGCCGCGTGCATGCCGACCGTGACGGCGATTGCGAACTGGACGCCGGTGAGCCGACGCTGGCCGGAGTGACGATCTACCTGCTCGATTCGCAAGGCGTCCGCATCGACAGCACCACGACCGACTCCGAGGGCCGGTACGAATTCGCGGGCCTGGCCCCCGGCGTCTATGGCGTCGAAGAGGTGCAGCCGGCCGGCTACTTCGACAGCGGCGACCACGCCGGCAGCGCCGGTGGAAACCTGCAAAACGACAAGATCACCCAGGTCCTGCTGACCTCGGGTACCCACGCGGTGAATTACGACTTCTGCGAATTGGAGCCATCGAGCATTGCCGGCCGCGTGATTGCCGACCGCGATGGCGACTGTGAATACGATCCCGGCGAGCCGCTGTTGGCGGGCGTGACGATCTTGTTGCTCGATGCCGAGGGCAACCAGGTCGCCTCGACCACCACCAACGCCCAGGGACAATACAAATTCGAGAACCTCGCCCCGGGCGAGTACCAGGTCAAGGAGCTACAACCGGCCGGCTATTTCGACGGCGACGACCACGTCGGCAGCGCCGGGGGTGCGCTCGTGGCTCCCGACACGATTGCCGAGATCGCGTTGGGGCCCGCCGTCAACGCCGTCAATTACGACTTCTGCGAAGTTGAGCCGTCGAGCATTGCCGGTCGCGTGCATGCCGATCGCGATGGCGACTGCGTCTACGATCAAGGCGAGCCGCTGCTGGCCGGCGTGACGGTCCTGCTGCTCGATGCCCAGGGCAGCCAGCTCGCCGAGACGACGACCGACGCCCAGGGACAGTACAAGTTCGAGAACCTGGCGCCGGGCACGTATCAAGTCAAGGAATTGCAGCCGGCCGGCTATTTCGACAGCGGCGATCACGTCGGCAGCGCCGGCGGGACGCTGGTCGCGCCCGATACGATCTCGTCGATCGTGCTCGGCGCAGGCGTCAACGCGGTGAGCTACGACTTCTGCGAACTCGAGCCGGCGAGCGTGGCGGGACGCGTATTCGCCGACTTCGACGGCGACTGTGTCTTCGATGCCGGCGAAACGCCGCTGGCCAACGTGACGATTCATTTGCTCGATGCCGGCGGCAACGAAGTGGCGACGACGCTGACCGATGCCGACGGCCGATTCAAGTTCGAGAACCTGACTCCCGGCGTCTATTCGATCCGCGAAGATCAACCCGGCGGCTACTTCGACGGCGGCGACGTGATCGGGACGGCCGGCGGCGTCCACGAGGCGCCGGACACGATCCGCAACATCGTGCTGGGCGGCGGCGTGGCGGCCACCGGCTACGATTTCTGCGAAAACCTGCCGGCCAAGCTGGCGGGCTTCGTCTTTGTCGATGCCAATCAAAGCGGCACCTTCGACTCCGGCGAAGAGCCGATTGCCGGCGTGACGCTCCGCTTGTTGGACGCGGCGGGCAATCCGACCGGCGTGACGACGGTCACCGATGCCAATGGCTTCTACTGCTTCCTGAACCTGGCGCCGGGCAAATATGGCGTGGCCGAAGATCAGCCGCTGCTGTTTTGGGACGGCGTCGATGCGGCCGGTACGGCCGGCGGAACGGCCACCAATCCCGGCGACAAGATCACCGGCGCTATGCTCAGCCCGGGGCAGACCGGCGCGAACTACAACTTCGGCGAGTTGCGCCCCGCCAGCATCAGCGGCACGGTGTATCTCGACCTCGACGGCGATTGCGTGCTCGATGCCAACGAAAGCCCATTGGGCGGCGTGACGGTTTACCTGCTCGATGGGGCCGGCCATCGCATCAGCCAGACGCTGACGGCCGCCGACGGGACCTACTCGTTCAGCAATTTGTTGCCCGGTACCTACGGCGTCGAAGAGGAACAGCCGCAAGGCTATCTCGACGGCGATGCCACGCTCGGCAGCGTCGGCGGCATGAAAGTCTCGAAGAACATCCTCGGGCTCGTCCCGCTCGGCTCGGGAACGAATGCCTTTGACTACAACTTCTGCGAGATGCCGCAAGGCACCATTTCGGGCTACGTCTTCCAGGACGGGCCGACGATCGACCTGAACAACGCCGACGGCTTGAGCTTGCAGGGTTTGAGCCTGCAGCGCAATGGCCAACGCACGGCTGACGATCGGCCGCTGCAAGGCGTCGTGTTGCGGCTGGCCGATTCCTCGGGCATCGTCATCAACGGTCCCGACGGGAACCCGCTTGAAGCGGTGACCGACGCGAACGGCTTCTACAAATTCACCGGCTTGAAGCCCGGTACCTATACGGTGTTCGAAGCGCAGCCCTCGGGTTACCTGGACAGCATCGACACCGCGGGCAGTCTGGGTGGGTTGGCGATCAACGCCACGACGCCGGTCGATTTGATCCCACAGGGCATCGATCACAACTTCGACGCGATCACGGACATCATACTGCCCGCCGGCGGCGAGTCGGTCGAGAACAACTTCAGCGAGGTTCTCGTCCAATCGCGCCCGCAAGGTTTCTTCCCCGACGTTGATCCGACGATTCCCCCCTTTGTGTCGGGCACACCCTTTGCCCCCGCGCCGAACGGACCGCCGATCGGCAGCCAGGTGCCGACCATCATGCTCGAGAAGACCCTCCTGTTTGGCGGCGGGTTGCCCGTGCCGACGCAGGGTTTCTCGTGGCACTTGAGCGTCATCGACGGCGGCAGCCCGCGCGGCGAGTTCGCCGGTGCCGCGGCGCTGGTGCAGGTGGGCAGCGTGCGGATGGGCGCTGGCGAATGGGTCGGTCGCGACATGACGCAGTCCACTTGGGTGTTGCCGGGCGACGCCTCGGGCAGCACGGTCGAGTTCCTGTTCGGCGAGGCGGGCGCGGTGCCGGTCACCGGCGACTGGGACGGCGACGGGACCAGTGAAATCGGCGTGTTCATCAACGGCCAATGGTTCCTCGACTACAACGGCAACGGCCATTGGGACGAGGGCGACATGTGGGGCAAGCTCGGCTCCAAAGAAGACCGTCCGGTGACCGGCGATTGGGACGGCGACGGCAAGACCGACATCGGCATCTTCGGCCCGGCCTGGAAGGGCGATCCCCGAGCGCTGCGGCACGAGCCAGGATTGCCCGACGCTCAGAATCAGCGGACGGGACACAAGAAGAACGTCCCGCCGGCGACGGAAGAAGCCACCGACGGTCGGCGCGCGCTGAAGCGCACGCTGCAAGGCAACGTGCGCAGCGACCTGATCGACCACGTGTTCCGCTACGGCGCCAAGGGCGACATTCCCGTCAGCGGCGACTTCAACGGCGACGGCATCGACAACATCGGCGTATTCGTCGGCGGCGAGTGGTTCCTCGACATCAACGGCGACGGCCAATTGCAGATAGAGGAAGAGCTGGTCTCGCTCGGCCAGCCTGGCGATATTCCGATCATCGGCGACTTCGACGGCGACGGGATCGACGAGATCGGCGTCTATCGCAACGGCCGCTGGATGATCGACATGGACCACAACGGCAAGATCGACGCCAACGATCTGGTCATCGAACTCGGCGAGGCGGGCGACGTGCCGGTGGTCGGCGACTTCAACGGCGATGGCGTCGACGACGTGGCCATCTATCGCGGCAACAAGCTGATCCGCAAGCAATAG